One part of the Hydrogenobacter sp. T-2 genome encodes these proteins:
- the prmC gene encoding peptide chain release factor N(5)-glutamine methyltransferase yields the protein MKIKDLLSKPSRATLRDKQLLLAHHLKVNHKDIYFMEDLEVPLQVLESFLKDLERIEEGYPLQYILGEWDFYGRSFFVKEGVLIPRPETEVLVEEVLKKIPKDEPMVGLELGVGTGCISVSLLCERSNLRIIGVDINLESLRLSKKNALRHRVLERFFLVAGDLFSPIKPYPFELILSNPPYIPKKHWESLPTGVKLEGYTSLIGGEKGWEFYERIASTIDNYLKPKGLIAFEIGHDQGEVVKKLFEEKGFKVNIIKDYSGQERVVLGWKS from the coding sequence ATGAAGATAAAAGACCTCCTGTCCAAACCCAGCAGAGCAACCCTCAGGGACAAACAGCTCCTTCTGGCACACCATCTGAAAGTAAACCATAAGGATATCTACTTTATGGAAGACCTTGAAGTTCCCTTGCAGGTCTTAGAGAGCTTCCTTAAAGACTTAGAAAGGATTGAGGAGGGCTATCCTCTTCAGTATATTTTGGGAGAATGGGATTTCTACGGGAGGAGCTTTTTCGTAAAAGAAGGTGTCCTTATACCAAGACCAGAGACGGAGGTGCTTGTAGAGGAAGTCCTCAAAAAAATTCCCAAAGATGAACCTATGGTTGGTCTTGAGCTGGGTGTAGGCACTGGATGTATAAGCGTAAGCCTACTATGTGAGAGGTCAAACCTCCGTATAATAGGAGTGGATATAAATTTGGAGTCGCTAAGGCTTTCAAAGAAAAATGCCCTCAGGCACCGTGTTTTAGAGAGGTTTTTCCTCGTTGCAGGAGACCTCTTTAGTCCCATAAAGCCTTATCCCTTTGAATTAATCCTTTCAAATCCACCTTACATTCCAAAGAAGCACTGGGAAAGCCTTCCAACAGGTGTAAAACTTGAGGGTTATACTTCCCTCATAGGCGGGGAAAAGGGTTGGGAATTTTACGAGAGGATAGCCAGCACCATAGATAACTACCTTAAGCCCAAAGGACTTATAGCCTTTGAGATAGGTCATGACCAAGGAGAAGTGGTCAAAAAACTCTTTG
- the secG gene encoding preprotein translocase subunit SecG: MYYLLLTVFIVVAFLLIIVVLMQRSRGDVGTAFGGMGQGVFGPGGVDTILTKITYWLGFSLMALAILLALTHPSKRGSLIGDEDKRPPVQTQQSNPQGQTAPSGTPSESKP, encoded by the coding sequence ATGTATTACCTACTTCTTACAGTTTTTATAGTTGTAGCCTTTTTGTTAATTATAGTAGTGCTTATGCAAAGAAGCAGAGGGGATGTGGGCACAGCCTTTGGTGGAATGGGACAGGGTGTGTTTGGACCAGGCGGAGTAGATACAATTCTAACAAAAATAACCTACTGGCTTGGCTTTTCCCTTATGGCTTTAGCCATACTCCTTGCCCTAACCCATCCTTCAAAGAGAGGCTCACTTATAGGAGATGAAGATAAAAGACCTCCTGTCCAAACCCAGCAGAGCAACCCTCAGGGACAAACAGCTCCTTCTGGCACACCATCTGAAAGTAAACCATAA